The genomic segment GTGCAATTACTTTTTTACTCTCCCAATCGACATCTTTACCTGAAGTCATCACGCTTTCCCAGTTCGCCCAATCTCGGTTTCTCACTTCTAAAGCCACAGGAGCTCCTGTCGTTACTTCTCCGCGAACACCCGCCGTAATGACTACTTCGTCTTGTTCGATCTTCATCCTTCCGCCTCGTCCTGGACCCTTTTGTCTATCCTGGAGGGCTCTGTCAATTTCCAGCTTGGAAAGGGTTAAACCAGAGGGTAATCCTTCCACAATCCCGGTCAATTTAGGTCCATGCGATTCTCCTGCTGTTAAGTAGCGTAACATGACTTTTTCCTCCACTCTCTTATTTAACAATTTCTTCACGAACCCTGGCTGTTACGGGCATCATGATCACATTTCTTGTTAGTTTACCCGCTTTTAAACTAATCGTTCCCCCCATACTTGGGTAGCCCGGTGCATAAAACCTAATATCAGTCGGAGCATTTACGATAATGACTCCCTTTGGTAAATAAACATCCTTAACCCTTTTACCTTCGCGTATAATCCGGTAAAAGCCCTGTGTATAAAAAAATTCGACCTCATACCACGTGCGCTCAGATAGCGCTGCCTGGCGAGTATCCCGTAATTCTTGGGTGAGTTGGGTTGAGGCCAGCGCTAAATTCCGTTCATTCTGTTGGACCGGTAGCTTAACTAACAAAACGAAGCCTGCACCGGAAAGAAGGGTAAGAACGAGAAGTAACTCGATGAGTGTATACCCTGTACTCGAGCGTCTAGCCATCATAAGCCCCCCCTATTCTTTGTTTGGAAGCGCCTCAAACAATCCTTTTTTCATTCCCGCGACTGGAGCTTGTCCTCCAAACCAAAATTCCCAAGCTAAAGCGCCTTGATAAAGAAGCATTCCCACTCCATTTAATGTACGGCACCCCAGTTCCCTTGCTTCTCGCAGAAAGGGAGTTTCCCAGGGATTAAAAATGATATCAACGACCCAAGTTTCGGGGAAAATTCCTCGGAGAGAAAAGGGATACTGCTCCTGCTTTAAACCAAGGGACGTCGTTTGAACCAGCAATTGAGCCGAGTTAAGCCAGTCGCCAGCCTCCCACGGCTTGACAACTGCATCCCCGCCTTGACTCTTAATTAAGTCAACAAGCTGTTGAGCACGTTCCGGAGTCCGATTTAAAACAGTAATTTTCACGTCATAGGGTATGAGAGCCATTGCAATTCCTTTCGCAGCTCCACCTGCTCCAAGGATGACCACTTCCATGCCTTTCTCTATCTTCATCTCATCTTGAAGCGAACGAACAAAGCCATTGCCATCCGTATTATGACCGAGCAATCGTCCATCCTCAGCGACTTTAACGGTATTTACCGCTCCCGCTTGCAAGGCTTCAGGAGTCAACTCATCGAGGAAAGGAATAATCTGTTCTTTAAAGGGGACTGTAACATTCCAGCCTGAAAATCCCAGAGCCTTCAACCCCTGAACGGCTTGGGACAAATCACCCGATTCAATCTGGAAACGTAAATAATCAGCTTCTACGCCAAGCTCTCGATATCCGCCTCGATGCATTGCTGGAGAGAGGGAATGCGCAACAGGATTCCCGATGACCGCAAAATGTTTTTCCAAAATCCCTTCACCTTTCTATTTCATAAACATCTTCACAAGGGTTTAACAAAACGGAATGGTTACCCATTCCGTTTCTGATCATTATTGTACTCAAATCAAAACCAGTCGTATTCTAATCAGTGGGCTTTAGGGCTATGCGGTTTGGCATTTGCAAATCGTTTCATCAGCCAGATCATGACACGTTCTACTCTGCGCATCACACGTGTACCAAAATATTCTCGTTCACTGATCGGTAGAACAAGAATTGTCGAGAGTCCTAAACGGTTTCCTCCCATAATATCCGTAAAGAGTTGATCGCCTATGACCACAGTGTCCTCTTTTCCCGTTCCTAAAATCTCCATACCCGCTCGAAAAGCCCGCCGACGCGGCTTAGTCGCCCGAAAAACAAACGGAATTCCTAATCGTTCGGCAACGACTGCAACTCGTTGCTTCTTTTTATTATTGGAGACGACACACGCTTTAATCTCCGCAGCCTGTAATTTCTCAAACCACGCCACGACTTTAGGACCGACCTCTAAGTCATTCCAAGGAGTCATGGTATTATCTAAATCAATGATCAGTCCATGAATTCCATGCTGGACTAATCGTTCAATGGATATGCTATCCAAAGAATTTGCTTGAAAGGTAGGCGTAAATAGTTCGAACATGATACCCCCCAAAGTTGCCAGTTTTTACTTATTATATCTTAGCACTTGAGCTGGAGCAAGCTTCCTATCCTTCTCTAGTCTAATTTTCCCCGCCCGTCTGTGATTTACAGCAAGGCACTATTTCTTCATGGCCCTCTTTTATTCCTTCTTTTTCATCTGATAAAACTTTTCTTGCTGAAAATTCGATTAACTATTATTATAGTCCCTTAAAAAATAGGGAGTACCTCGAAACTAAGTTT from the Desulfitobacterium metallireducens DSM 15288 genome contains:
- the aroE gene encoding shikimate dehydrogenase — encoded protein: MEKHFAVIGNPVAHSLSPAMHRGGYRELGVEADYLRFQIESGDLSQAVQGLKALGFSGWNVTVPFKEQIIPFLDELTPEALQAGAVNTVKVAEDGRLLGHNTDGNGFVRSLQDEMKIEKGMEVVILGAGGAAKGIAMALIPYDVKITVLNRTPERAQQLVDLIKSQGGDAVVKPWEAGDWLNSAQLLVQTTSLGLKQEQYPFSLRGIFPETWVVDIIFNPWETPFLREARELGCRTLNGVGMLLYQGALAWEFWFGGQAPVAGMKKGLFEALPNKE
- a CDS encoding YqeG family HAD IIIA-type phosphatase; amino-acid sequence: MFELFTPTFQANSLDSISIERLVQHGIHGLIIDLDNTMTPWNDLEVGPKVVAWFEKLQAAEIKACVVSNNKKKQRVAVVAERLGIPFVFRATKPRRRAFRAGMEILGTGKEDTVVIGDQLFTDIMGGNRLGLSTILVLPISEREYFGTRVMRRVERVMIWLMKRFANAKPHSPKAH